One segment of Thermosynechococcus sp. HN-54 DNA contains the following:
- a CDS encoding iron uptake porin — MTHSVKLPFQVAQMPAVADLEAAVPRLPAPEQSLGMQRTLPQVTSVNQLSDVRPTDWAYQALASLVEKYGCIAGYPDGTFRGNRAATRFEMAAALNACLDVISDRFASKEDLATLQRLAEEFSSELAVIKGRVTNLEGRVANLEATQFATTTKLRASAIFSVSDVLTGTEAAPAPGRGSTIEDNPVATYRARLNFDTSFYGRDVLRVRIQAANMPNYGNVTGTNMARLSYDTNTGGQFAIDDLYYRTPLTNRLFLAFDAAAGNFDKNVFTFNPLLQSDETGAISRFGRFNPLYRFGGGNSAGLTLRYTLLENREQGTSLVLNLGYQAPNANNPNRNTPNTNGLIGGAYAALAQLDWRPVKNLALGLTYVRSFGTGVAGGTGSSGFIGSAATPIGNNANAAADNVGFQFTYRPIQKFNIAGWVGYSNVYQVQGFTGPRAEAEVLNWAATFAVPDIWRKGDVLGLIVGQPPQTIRVRNVAGAPAATFNSYHIEGLYRIPISPNISITPGVIALVNPNSNSNNAPIVLGVVRTTFSF; from the coding sequence ATGACTCATTCAGTAAAATTACCCTTTCAAGTGGCACAAATGCCAGCAGTGGCGGACTTAGAGGCAGCAGTTCCCCGACTCCCTGCCCCCGAGCAGTCTTTGGGAATGCAGCGGACACTGCCCCAAGTGACCTCGGTGAATCAACTCTCGGATGTGCGCCCCACCGATTGGGCCTATCAAGCCTTGGCGTCACTGGTGGAGAAATATGGCTGTATTGCCGGCTATCCCGATGGCACCTTTCGCGGCAACCGTGCTGCCACACGCTTTGAGATGGCTGCGGCGTTGAACGCTTGCTTGGATGTGATCAGCGATCGCTTTGCCAGCAAGGAAGATCTGGCCACGCTTCAGCGGCTAGCGGAGGAGTTTAGTAGCGAATTAGCCGTGATCAAGGGACGGGTGACGAATCTAGAAGGCCGCGTTGCCAACCTCGAAGCCACCCAATTTGCCACCACCACTAAACTACGGGCTTCAGCAATTTTTAGTGTGTCCGATGTCCTCACGGGCACCGAAGCTGCTCCTGCTCCCGGTCGCGGGTCAACTATTGAGGACAATCCAGTTGCCACCTACCGCGCTCGGCTGAACTTTGACACCAGCTTCTATGGCAGAGATGTCCTGCGGGTGCGCATTCAGGCCGCCAATATGCCCAACTACGGGAACGTTACAGGCACCAATATGGCACGCCTCAGCTACGACACCAATACCGGTGGCCAATTTGCCATTGATGACCTCTACTATCGCACCCCCTTGACCAACCGCCTGTTCCTTGCCTTTGACGCCGCAGCAGGGAACTTTGATAAGAATGTCTTCACCTTTAACCCCCTCTTGCAGTCCGATGAAACGGGAGCCATTAGCCGGTTTGGTCGCTTTAACCCCCTCTATCGCTTCGGTGGCGGTAACAGTGCCGGTCTGACCCTCCGTTACACACTCCTCGAAAATAGAGAGCAGGGCACGAGCCTCGTCCTCAATCTTGGCTATCAAGCGCCCAATGCCAACAATCCCAACCGCAATACCCCGAATACCAATGGTTTGATTGGGGGAGCCTATGCAGCCCTTGCTCAATTGGATTGGCGTCCTGTGAAAAACTTAGCCCTAGGATTGACCTATGTACGCTCCTTTGGGACTGGTGTTGCTGGCGGCACAGGCAGCAGTGGTTTTATTGGCTCTGCCGCTACTCCCATTGGTAATAATGCCAATGCAGCAGCCGATAACGTGGGGTTTCAGTTTACCTATCGCCCCATTCAGAAGTTCAATATTGCTGGCTGGGTGGGCTACTCCAATGTCTATCAAGTACAAGGGTTCACTGGACCTCGGGCAGAAGCAGAGGTCTTGAACTGGGCAGCCACCTTTGCGGTACCGGATATTTGGCGCAAGGGCGATGTTCTTGGCTTGATTGTCGGCCAACCCCCACAAACCATTCGTGTTCGTAATGTGGCCGGTGCCCCGGCTGCAACGTTTAACTCCTACCACATCGAGGGGTTATACCGCATTCCCATTTCGCCAAATATCTCGATCACACCAGGGGTCATTGCTTTGGTCAACCCCAACAGCAATAGTAACAATGCCCCTATCGTCTTAGGGGTGGTGCGGACAACTTTTAGCTTTTAG
- the rsmG gene encoding 16S rRNA (guanine(527)-N(7))-methyltransferase RsmG: MANPSPLTLEPFPWHPTLNWQPTPQQHRQLQRFYEAILEANRRVNLTRITEVDDFWEKHLWDSLRGILPWLQPTEGTPWGTKIQQVIDIGSGGGFPGVPVAIARADWSVTLLEATQKKVKFLQSLPQVLDLRNIHPEWGRAEAHGRRYDLALIRAVGDIRRCCAYGLPLLRSGGILVLYRGQWNEEDAQTLEMLLPRYHSQLLEIQAFTTPLSHAQRHCLYVQRRA, from the coding sequence ATGGCGAATCCTAGCCCGTTGACATTGGAACCCTTCCCTTGGCACCCCACCCTCAATTGGCAGCCTACCCCCCAGCAACACCGACAGTTGCAACGCTTCTATGAAGCTATTCTGGAAGCCAACCGCCGCGTTAATCTGACCCGTATTACTGAGGTTGATGACTTTTGGGAGAAGCACCTTTGGGATTCCCTGAGGGGAATTCTGCCATGGCTTCAACCTACTGAAGGAACACCTTGGGGGACAAAGATTCAGCAGGTGATTGATATTGGCAGTGGGGGTGGCTTTCCGGGGGTACCGGTGGCGATCGCCCGCGCGGATTGGTCAGTAACGCTTCTTGAGGCGACCCAAAAGAAAGTCAAGTTTTTGCAATCCCTCCCTCAAGTACTTGATTTAAGGAACATTCACCCTGAATGGGGACGGGCGGAAGCCCATGGACGCCGCTATGATTTGGCTCTCATTCGAGCTGTGGGAGATATTCGTCGTTGCTGTGCCTATGGTTTACCGCTATTACGGTCGGGGGGCATTTTAGTCCTGTATCGAGGCCAGTGGAACGAAGAGGATGCGCAGACTTTAGAAATGCTCCTCCCGCGATACCACAGTCAACTACTGGAGATTCAAGCATTCACGACCCCCTTGAGCCATGCCCAGCGGCACTGTCTTTATGTGCAGCGTCGGGCCTGA
- a CDS encoding DUF1816 domain-containing protein yields the protein MFSDNNTSFTSWLADLVNGMGLAWWVKIETKTPACTYYFGPFLTQAEAEKEKQGYIDDLKAEGAEDLEVTVMRCRPEQVTIEAEKKTRVPLSVGTT from the coding sequence ATGTTTAGCGATAACAATACAAGTTTTACAAGCTGGCTGGCGGATCTCGTCAATGGCATGGGTCTCGCGTGGTGGGTGAAGATCGAGACGAAAACGCCCGCCTGCACCTACTATTTTGGTCCTTTTCTGACGCAAGCTGAAGCGGAGAAGGAGAAGCAGGGCTACATTGACGACCTTAAGGCTGAAGGGGCAGAGGACTTGGAAGTGACGGTCATGCGCTGCCGTCCTGAACAGGTCACCATTGAGGCTGAAAAAAAGACGCGGGTGCCCCTTAGTGTAGGCACGACATAG
- a CDS encoding ComEC/Rec2 family competence protein, with product MFSTITKAEVILWAIAFITGCIFSLFQWGWLGVLALGGMLYGGRRWGGKVWLRLPASQSFAIATVVALLAIAYVWLRTPQPEVNDISSLVPRLQALNLPSTVLVEGRVETTPLPNRTGRLRFFLGVERYQNLSQVPAQSGVLQGRASGRLYVTLPAEEGAKLHPSQRVRIAGRLYLPRAGGSEFFRAFNFRRQLQLQHTFAGLAANKITVLDQGSPWGLWALRQRIVQVHAQGLGDRYGAVVSAMVLGNRAVAIPFEVRDSFRRVGLSHALAASGFHTAILLAVVLTLTRPLPQQWRYGLGAGVLVLFACLSGFAPSAIRAVLMGLAGLVALVHGQKGQPLGILLAIATAMLIYNPLWIEDIGFQLSFLATLGLIVSAQPISDRLDWLPTPLRNPVAVPLAATLWVLPLSLAIFGIFPVYGLFANVVANLPLVLLTVGGFISAMVGLLIPPVGSALAWLLYYSTAFLLWLIQTIGQWPGATISLGSLGWLQVVVLYSLIVLVWLSPRWRRRWFLLFTFGVTLVLVPFILRQNTLFQATVLANTQVPTLVIQQPAGTVVINGGDSQGLTAFLAQEGINRIDWAVASDRQYPQQQGWPEIHGMTPIRQLTDVPTAKSDPAYREMLTTLKVPHQSLPLQQPVQLGQVKIRVLRADPAILELQMGSGRWLFVSDPSRDAAQTDWLAVTPVEPPQVLWWWGRKLTPRLFEIVKPRSVILSRHTLDPAIARYLKQQQIPYFVVGEVGEVRWQADGSLKANAPQNDSLI from the coding sequence ATGTTCAGCACCATTACCAAGGCGGAGGTAATTCTCTGGGCGATCGCCTTTATTACGGGGTGTATTTTCAGTCTCTTTCAGTGGGGCTGGCTGGGGGTCTTGGCTCTCGGAGGGATGCTCTACGGGGGGCGGCGCTGGGGCGGTAAGGTTTGGCTGCGACTGCCTGCGAGTCAAAGTTTCGCGATCGCCACCGTGGTTGCCCTCTTGGCAATCGCCTATGTGTGGCTGCGCACGCCTCAGCCGGAGGTGAATGACATCAGCAGTTTAGTGCCGCGGCTTCAGGCTTTGAACCTACCGTCCACCGTCCTTGTCGAAGGCCGAGTTGAAACCACCCCCCTGCCCAACCGCACAGGACGACTCCGCTTTTTCCTAGGGGTGGAGCGCTATCAAAATCTCAGTCAGGTACCTGCCCAAAGTGGGGTTCTGCAGGGGAGAGCAAGTGGCCGCCTCTATGTGACACTGCCGGCAGAGGAAGGGGCAAAGCTGCATCCTAGTCAACGGGTTCGGATTGCGGGACGGCTCTATCTTCCCCGCGCTGGAGGCAGTGAATTTTTTCGTGCCTTTAACTTTCGGCGGCAGTTGCAGTTGCAGCACACCTTTGCAGGTTTGGCAGCCAATAAGATCACGGTTTTGGATCAAGGGTCGCCTTGGGGGTTGTGGGCACTGCGGCAGCGGATTGTCCAAGTTCATGCCCAAGGTTTGGGCGATCGCTATGGTGCTGTCGTCTCGGCAATGGTGTTGGGCAACCGTGCGGTGGCCATTCCCTTTGAGGTGCGCGATAGCTTTCGGCGGGTCGGGCTATCCCATGCCTTGGCGGCCTCAGGGTTCCACACAGCCATTCTTTTGGCCGTTGTTCTGACGCTGACACGTCCCTTGCCGCAGCAGTGGCGCTATGGTTTGGGGGCTGGCGTCTTGGTGCTCTTTGCCTGTTTAAGTGGGTTTGCGCCCTCAGCGATTCGCGCTGTGCTGATGGGCTTGGCGGGGTTAGTGGCTTTAGTGCATGGCCAAAAGGGTCAACCTCTTGGGATCCTGCTGGCGATCGCCACTGCCATGCTGATTTACAACCCCCTGTGGATTGAGGACATTGGCTTTCAGTTAAGCTTCTTAGCCACATTGGGTCTAATTGTCAGTGCCCAACCGATAAGCGATCGCCTCGATTGGCTGCCGACGCCCCTGCGCAACCCCGTCGCTGTACCCTTGGCGGCCACCCTCTGGGTTCTTCCCCTCTCCTTGGCGATCTTTGGCATTTTTCCCGTGTATGGTCTATTCGCCAATGTTGTTGCCAATCTGCCCCTTGTTCTGTTGACGGTTGGCGGCTTCATCAGTGCAATGGTCGGTCTCCTCATTCCCCCTGTGGGATCCGCTCTTGCTTGGCTCCTCTACTATTCCACGGCCTTCCTCCTGTGGCTGATTCAAACCATCGGTCAGTGGCCGGGAGCCACGATCTCCCTTGGGAGTTTGGGCTGGCTTCAAGTCGTCGTTCTCTATAGCCTGATTGTCCTTGTGTGGCTAAGTCCTCGCTGGCGGCGGCGCTGGTTTTTGCTCTTTACCTTTGGTGTCACTCTTGTCCTTGTGCCCTTTATTCTGCGCCAAAACACGCTGTTTCAAGCCACCGTTCTCGCCAATACCCAGGTTCCCACACTGGTGATTCAGCAACCCGCAGGTACGGTGGTGATCAATGGGGGGGATTCCCAAGGGCTAACGGCTTTCTTGGCTCAAGAGGGCATTAACCGCATTGATTGGGCGGTGGCCAGCGATCGCCAGTACCCTCAACAACAGGGCTGGCCTGAGATTCACGGGATGACACCCATTCGCCAATTGACAGATGTGCCGACGGCCAAGAGTGACCCTGCCTACCGTGAAATGCTGACCACCCTCAAGGTGCCCCATCAATCGCTACCTCTGCAACAGCCTGTTCAACTGGGTCAAGTGAAAATTAGGGTGTTGCGCGCGGATCCAGCAATTTTGGAATTGCAGATGGGCAGCGGTCGCTGGCTCTTTGTCAGTGATCCAAGTCGCGATGCTGCTCAAACGGATTGGTTGGCCGTGACGCCCGTGGAGCCGCCGCAGGTGCTCTGGTGGTGGGGAAGAAAGTTAACCCCCCGCCTGTTTGAGATTGTCAAGCCGCGCAGCGTCATTCTGAGTCGCCACACCCTTGATCCAGCGATCGCTCGCTATCTGAAGCAACAGCAAATTCCCTATTTTGTGGTCGGGGAAGTGGGTGAAGTGCGCTGGCAGGCCGATGGCTCCCTGAAGGCCAATGCCCCTCAAAACGATAGCTTGATTTAG
- a CDS encoding GTPase family protein, whose translation MQSTANPPATATTTVEIPKPRFFGSYGQFLSRWFQVDTTALAEVLARARQELPATEVLLIGKPQSGKSSVVRAMTGADASIVGAGFRPHTRQTQRYDYPTAELPMLMFTDTVGLGETPAQTAEVVAELDHLLQQSQRARVIILTVKVTDFAGDRLHQVAKALKKAHPAIPFILAITCLHELYPPNQENHPPYPPDIPEVNLAIASHKERFADISDRVIPLDFTLEEDGYTPVFYGFDALAETLEAVLPKAEAQLLRELIAQSNLSDQLAPLYRQVGRRYIAPFAVMAGTLAAVPLPFATMPLLVAVQVVMVVLLGQLYGQTLSPSQAGGILTTIGGGFVARLVGQQLIKFIPGLGSVLSASWAAAYTWALGEAACVYFGDLMGGKTPDPQRIQQVLQETLVTAHLRLRQSES comes from the coding sequence ATGCAATCTACCGCGAATCCCCCAGCTACGGCGACGACTACCGTGGAGATACCCAAGCCTAGGTTTTTCGGCTCCTATGGGCAGTTCCTCAGCCGCTGGTTTCAGGTGGATACAACGGCGTTGGCGGAGGTCTTGGCTAGGGCACGGCAGGAGTTACCGGCAACGGAGGTCTTGCTGATTGGCAAACCCCAATCGGGGAAAAGTTCGGTTGTGCGGGCAATGACGGGTGCCGATGCCAGTATTGTCGGGGCGGGGTTTCGTCCCCATACGCGGCAAACCCAGCGCTATGACTATCCCACTGCCGAACTACCGATGCTCATGTTTACAGATACAGTCGGCCTAGGGGAAACGCCAGCGCAAACAGCTGAGGTGGTGGCGGAATTGGATCACCTGTTGCAGCAAAGTCAACGGGCACGGGTGATTATTTTGACGGTCAAGGTAACGGATTTTGCGGGCGATCGCCTGCATCAAGTGGCAAAGGCACTGAAGAAAGCTCATCCAGCGATTCCCTTTATTTTGGCCATTACCTGTCTGCACGAGCTGTATCCCCCCAACCAAGAGAATCATCCTCCCTACCCGCCAGACATTCCAGAGGTCAACTTGGCGATCGCGAGCCATAAGGAGCGCTTTGCTGACATTAGCGATCGCGTCATTCCCCTTGACTTTACATTGGAGGAAGACGGCTACACCCCTGTTTTCTATGGATTTGATGCCCTTGCGGAAACCCTAGAGGCGGTGCTGCCCAAAGCTGAAGCCCAACTGCTCCGCGAGCTAATCGCACAATCGAACCTCAGTGATCAACTGGCTCCTCTCTATCGCCAAGTGGGACGACGCTACATTGCCCCCTTTGCAGTGATGGCGGGAACCTTGGCAGCAGTACCGTTGCCCTTTGCCACAATGCCGCTCCTAGTCGCTGTGCAGGTGGTGATGGTGGTACTGTTGGGACAGTTGTATGGTCAAACCCTGTCGCCTTCCCAAGCCGGGGGCATCTTGACCACAATTGGCGGTGGATTTGTGGCGCGCCTGGTGGGGCAACAGTTGATTAAATTTATTCCGGGTTTAGGGTCGGTGCTTTCTGCTTCTTGGGCGGCAGCCTATACTTGGGCCTTGGGGGAAGCCGCCTGTGTCTATTTTGGCGACTTGATGGGGGGCAAAACCCCCGATCCGCAGCGCATCCAGCAGGTGCTACAGGAAACATTGGTAACAGCGCACTTGCGATTGCGACAAAGTGAGTCCTAA
- a CDS encoding DUF2973 domain-containing protein: MLQLIYIVAFTVLALLAMANLIRSLLTLGIESQRQFSPQRVTHPELLDSEGHVIDEPLLVMRSLSVEDARAQLDAIYRESPSYGDDYRGDTQA, translated from the coding sequence ATGTTGCAGTTGATCTATATTGTTGCTTTTACGGTCTTGGCACTATTGGCGATGGCCAATCTCATTCGCAGTTTGTTGACCCTTGGTATCGAATCGCAACGGCAATTTTCGCCGCAACGGGTGACCCATCCGGAACTGCTAGACAGCGAGGGTCACGTCATTGATGAACCCCTGTTGGTGATGCGTTCCCTCAGTGTGGAGGATGCCCGTGCCCAACTGGATGCAATCTACCGCGAATCCCCCAGCTACGGCGACGACTACCGTGGAGATACCCAAGCCTAG
- a CDS encoding DUF2605 domain-containing protein: MLHSNLPEPQLLKVLLEPLLEDFQYWFTRSRSLLQTEVIPFLSVVEQRALLERVETALNDVVATQSLFRATDGQVGVDTQVLMQWHTLLMECWQVAHHYRLSKSCDA; the protein is encoded by the coding sequence ATGCTGCACTCAAATTTACCTGAACCTCAACTGCTTAAGGTCTTGCTGGAACCGCTACTCGAAGATTTTCAGTACTGGTTCACGCGATCGCGATCGCTCTTGCAGACAGAAGTGATTCCCTTCTTGAGCGTGGTGGAACAGCGAGCCCTCCTTGAACGGGTGGAGACTGCCCTCAACGATGTCGTTGCCACCCAAAGCCTGTTTCGGGCAACGGATGGCCAAGTGGGCGTTGATACACAGGTGTTGATGCAGTGGCATACGCTGTTGATGGAGTGCTGGCAGGTTGCCCACCACTATCGCCTATCTAAATCTTGTGACGCTTAA
- a CDS encoding nucleoside deaminase, whose product MDEFMAAAIAEAEQGLREGGIPIGSVLVRNGQIIGRGHNQRVQRGSPILHAEIDCLANAGRIGCYDDTVLYSTLMPCYLCAGAVVQFGIKKVIAGESQTFAGAREFMEAHGVEVIDLNLQRCQQLMQDFIAQHPQLWFEDIGELAPEGE is encoded by the coding sequence ATGGATGAATTTATGGCAGCGGCGATCGCCGAAGCAGAGCAAGGACTCAGAGAAGGTGGCATTCCCATTGGCTCAGTCTTGGTGCGCAATGGTCAAATCATTGGTCGTGGTCACAACCAGCGGGTGCAGCGGGGCAGTCCGATTCTGCATGCGGAGATTGACTGTCTGGCTAATGCGGGTCGCATCGGTTGCTATGATGATACGGTGCTGTACTCAACCCTGATGCCCTGTTATCTCTGTGCCGGTGCGGTGGTACAGTTTGGCATCAAAAAAGTGATTGCTGGTGAATCCCAGACCTTTGCCGGCGCGCGGGAGTTTATGGAAGCCCACGGGGTTGAAGTCATTGACTTGAATTTGCAGCGATGCCAGCAGTTGATGCAGGACTTTATTGCGCAGCATCCCCAGCTCTGGTTTGAGGACATCGGTGAACTTGCCCCTGAAGGAGAGTAG